The Pseudomonas fluorescens genome includes a window with the following:
- the dgcA gene encoding dimethylglycine demethylation protein DgcA: protein MAFEAMFQPIQIGKLTIRNRVLSTAHAEVYATDGGMTTDRYVKYYEEKAKGGIGLAICGGSSVVAIDSPQEWWSSVNLSTDRIIPHFQNLADAMHKHGAKIMIQITHMGRRSRWDGFNWPTLMSPSGVREPVHRATCKTIEPEEIWRVIGNYAQAARRAKAGGLDGVELSAVHQHMIDQFWSPRVNKRTDEWGGSFEGRMKFGLEVLKAVRAEVGDDFCVGMRICGDEFHPDGLSHEDMKQIAKYYDDTGMLDFIGVVGSGCDTHNTLANVIPNMSYPPEPFLHLAAGIKEVVKVPVLHAQNIKDPNQATRILEGGYVDMVGMTRAHIADPHLIAKIKMGQIDQIKQCVGANYCIDRQYQGLDVLCIQNAATSREYMGVPHIIEKSTGPKRKVVVVGAGPAGMEAARVAAERGHDVTLFEKKEFIGGQITTASKAPQRDQIAGITRWFQLELARLKVDLRLGVAADAATIMDLRPDVVVLAVGGHPFLEQNEHWGAAEGLVVSSWDVLDGKVAPGKNVLVYDTICEFTGMSVADFLADKGSQVEIVTDDIKPGVAIGGTSFPTYYRSMYPKEVIMTGDMMLEKVYREGDKLVAVLENEYTGAKEERVVDQVVVENGVRPDEEIYYALKEGSRNKGQIDVEALFAIKPQPCLEQSGDGYLLFRIGDCVAQRNTHAAIYDALRLCKDF, encoded by the coding sequence ATGGCTTTTGAAGCAATGTTCCAGCCGATCCAGATCGGCAAGCTGACCATCCGCAACCGCGTGCTCAGCACCGCGCACGCCGAGGTCTATGCCACCGACGGCGGCATGACCACCGACCGGTACGTGAAATATTACGAAGAGAAGGCCAAGGGCGGCATCGGCCTGGCGATCTGTGGTGGCTCGTCCGTGGTCGCCATCGACAGCCCGCAGGAGTGGTGGAGTTCGGTGAACCTGTCCACCGACCGCATCATTCCGCATTTCCAGAACCTGGCTGACGCCATGCACAAGCATGGCGCCAAGATCATGATCCAGATTACCCACATGGGCCGTCGCTCGCGTTGGGACGGTTTCAATTGGCCGACCCTGATGTCGCCGTCCGGTGTGCGTGAGCCGGTGCACCGCGCCACCTGCAAGACCATCGAGCCGGAAGAAATCTGGCGGGTGATCGGCAACTACGCCCAGGCGGCACGGCGTGCCAAGGCCGGTGGCCTGGACGGTGTCGAACTGTCCGCCGTGCACCAGCACATGATCGACCAGTTCTGGAGCCCGCGGGTCAACAAGCGGACCGACGAGTGGGGCGGCAGCTTCGAAGGCCGCATGAAGTTTGGCCTGGAAGTGCTGAAAGCCGTACGCGCCGAGGTGGGTGACGATTTCTGCGTGGGCATGCGCATCTGCGGTGACGAATTCCACCCGGACGGCTTGTCCCACGAGGACATGAAGCAGATCGCCAAGTACTACGACGACACCGGCATGCTGGATTTCATCGGCGTGGTGGGCTCGGGTTGCGACACCCACAACACCCTGGCCAACGTCATCCCGAACATGAGCTATCCACCGGAGCCGTTCCTGCACCTGGCCGCCGGCATCAAGGAAGTGGTCAAGGTTCCGGTGCTGCATGCGCAGAACATCAAGGACCCGAACCAGGCCACGCGGATCCTGGAGGGCGGTTACGTCGACATGGTCGGCATGACCCGCGCCCACATCGCCGACCCGCACCTGATCGCCAAGATCAAGATGGGCCAGATCGACCAGATCAAGCAGTGCGTCGGTGCCAACTACTGCATCGACCGCCAGTATCAAGGCCTGGACGTGCTGTGCATCCAGAACGCCGCGACCTCCCGTGAATACATGGGTGTGCCACACATCATCGAGAAGTCCACCGGGCCGAAACGCAAGGTGGTCGTCGTGGGTGCCGGCCCAGCGGGGATGGAAGCGGCGCGTGTGGCCGCCGAACGTGGGCACGACGTGACCCTGTTCGAGAAAAAAGAATTCATCGGCGGGCAGATCACCACCGCCTCGAAAGCCCCGCAACGGGACCAGATCGCTGGTATCACCCGCTGGTTCCAACTGGAGCTGGCGCGGTTGAAAGTCGACCTGCGCCTGGGCGTGGCGGCGGATGCAGCGACCATCATGGACTTACGTCCGGACGTGGTGGTGCTGGCTGTCGGCGGGCATCCGTTCCTGGAGCAGAACGAGCACTGGGGCGCCGCTGAAGGGTTGGTGGTCAGCAGCTGGGACGTGCTCGACGGCAAGGTTGCGCCAGGCAAGAACGTGCTGGTCTACGACACCATTTGCGAGTTCACCGGCATGTCGGTGGCCGACTTCCTCGCCGACAAGGGCAGCCAGGTGGAGATCGTCACCGACGACATCAAGCCGGGCGTGGCCATTGGCGGGACGTCGTTCCCCACCTACTACCGCAGCATGTACCCCAAGGAAGTGATCATGACCGGGGACATGATGCTGGAGAAGGTCTACCGCGAAGGCGACAAGCTGGTGGCGGTGCTGGAGAACGAATACACCGGGGCCAAGGAAGAGCGCGTGGTGGACCAGGTGGTGGTGGAAAACGGCGTGCGGCCGGACGAAGAAATCTACTACGCGCTCAAGGAAGGTTCGCGCAACAAGGGCCAGATCGACGTCGAAGCCCTGTTCGCGATCAAGCCCCAGCCGTGCCTGGAGCAGAGTGGCGATGGCTACCTGCTGTTCCGCATCGGCGACTGCGTGGCCCAGCGTAATACCCACGCCGCCATCTATGACGCCCTGCGGTTGTGCAAGGATTTTTAA
- a CDS encoding GMC oxidoreductase, whose amino-acid sequence MTRISTPISDIQEHYDVIVIGSGYGGGIAASRLSRAGRKVCLLERGREIQPGEYPNTLLAATEELQVHDPDGHIGSRTGLFDLHVNAQQNVVVGCGLGGTSLINANVALEPEPGVFDDPRWPLAVREHRDTLLKDGYARAREMLKPNAYPASEPNLPKLDAHKKSADYLKQGAHFYKPPINVTFDKLPNNLNHVGVEQLPCNGCGDCVSGCNNKAKNTTLMNYLPDAWNHGAEIFCQAEVRHLERDGDGWIVHFQYLDSGREMFSAPTLFVRADIVVVSAGTLGSTEIMLRSRDKGLSMSDQLGEHMSGNGDILGFGHNCDQVINGIGFGAHSAKELEPVGPCITSVIDMRTEGDWRSRMVIEEGSIPGALGRAMVPSMAAFAGMIGVPTDTGFGASLKYKGREAESFLRGPYYGALHNMQTYLIMSHDDAKGRMVLDNKDQLRIDWPGVGEQENVTLGNERLHQSTKALGGIWVENPIWTKLLKHSIVSVHPLGGCVMGEDATQGVVNHKGQVFSGASGTDVYPGLYVTDGAVIPTSLAVNPLLTISAVSERNMGLLAADRGWTIDYTLPSAPRKPVAAPTLGVQFTETMKGYFSTAFIQPQGTDLSLYEAAVKRGRADNSSIEFTLTITAVDLNRLIKEPEHAATLVGTLDAPLLSPQPLVASNGVFNLFEQYQEQVGVRHMNYDMKLTAEDGNDYYFSAFKTVPEDNGVLNIWHDTSTLYVTLYRGPDKTGAVIGSGVMHILPTDFAKQMTTMKVLNARNERERVEALARFGKFFAGILWESYGGVFAGDVYFNPDAPPRLKRPLDAPPPMVHFFQTEDNVELRLTRYQAGTKGPVMLVHGLGVGSNIFSTDTIHTNLLEYLCKHEYDVWLLDLRVSILLPASKHEWNGDQVAQYDFKAAIEQIQQATLARDVQCVVHCYGATTFFMSMLAGLQGVRSVVCSQIAADTVVATATGLKAGLHLPGMLDAIGIKSLTAYADTKESWFNKLYDKALNGYARIEAQGYCTNPVCHRITFMYASLYRHDTLNETLHDNLHELFGESNIQTFEHLALIVRKGHLVDFKGNDVYMPHFDRLKLPICFISGADNQCYLPQSTLKTYERLCDMHGPQLFSRHEVPGYGHIDCMFGKDAVVDVYPIILEHLEKTALG is encoded by the coding sequence ATGACACGGATCTCGACCCCCATCAGTGATATCCAGGAGCACTACGACGTCATCGTCATCGGTTCCGGCTACGGTGGCGGCATTGCTGCCTCGCGCCTGTCCCGGGCCGGGCGCAAGGTGTGCCTGCTGGAGCGTGGCCGGGAGATCCAGCCCGGCGAATACCCCAACACCCTGCTCGCGGCCACCGAGGAACTGCAGGTCCATGACCCGGACGGGCATATCGGTTCGCGCACCGGGCTGTTCGACCTGCACGTTAACGCCCAGCAGAACGTGGTGGTCGGTTGCGGCCTGGGTGGCACGTCGTTGATCAATGCCAACGTTGCGCTGGAGCCGGAGCCTGGCGTGTTCGACGACCCGCGCTGGCCCCTGGCGGTGCGTGAGCACCGCGACACGCTGCTCAAGGATGGCTACGCACGGGCCCGGGAGATGCTCAAACCCAACGCCTATCCGGCGTCGGAACCAAACCTGCCCAAGCTCGATGCCCACAAGAAGTCCGCCGATTACCTCAAGCAAGGCGCGCATTTCTACAAGCCGCCGATCAACGTGACTTTCGACAAATTGCCCAACAACCTCAACCACGTCGGCGTCGAACAACTGCCGTGCAATGGTTGTGGTGATTGCGTTTCGGGCTGTAACAACAAGGCCAAGAACACCACGCTGATGAACTACCTGCCGGATGCCTGGAACCACGGCGCGGAGATTTTCTGCCAGGCCGAGGTGCGGCACCTGGAGCGCGACGGCGATGGCTGGATCGTGCACTTCCAGTACTTGGACAGCGGTCGCGAGATGTTCTCGGCGCCGACCCTGTTCGTGCGTGCTGACATCGTGGTGGTGTCCGCCGGCACCCTGGGTTCCACCGAAATCATGTTGCGCTCGCGGGACAAGGGCCTGTCCATGTCCGACCAACTGGGCGAGCACATGAGCGGCAACGGCGACATCCTCGGCTTCGGCCACAACTGCGACCAGGTCATCAACGGTATTGGTTTCGGTGCCCATTCGGCCAAGGAACTGGAACCGGTGGGGCCGTGCATCACCTCGGTCATCGACATGCGCACCGAGGGTGACTGGCGCAGCCGCATGGTCATCGAGGAAGGTTCGATTCCCGGCGCCCTCGGTCGGGCCATGGTGCCGAGCATGGCGGCGTTTGCCGGGATGATAGGCGTGCCCACCGACACCGGTTTCGGGGCCAGCCTCAAATACAAAGGCCGGGAGGCCGAGAGTTTCCTGCGCGGCCCTTATTACGGCGCGCTGCATAACATGCAGACCTACCTGATCATGAGCCACGACGACGCCAAGGGCCGCATGGTGCTCGACAACAAGGACCAGTTACGCATCGACTGGCCCGGCGTCGGCGAACAGGAGAACGTCACCCTCGGCAACGAGCGGCTGCACCAGAGCACCAAGGCCCTGGGCGGGATCTGGGTCGAGAACCCGATCTGGACCAAGCTGCTCAAGCACAGCATCGTCTCGGTCCATCCTCTGGGCGGTTGCGTGATGGGCGAGGATGCGACCCAAGGCGTGGTCAACCACAAGGGCCAGGTGTTCAGTGGCGCCAGTGGCACGGATGTCTACCCGGGCTTGTACGTGACCGACGGTGCGGTGATCCCGACGTCCCTGGCGGTCAACCCGTTGCTGACCATCTCGGCCGTGAGCGAGCGCAACATGGGGTTGCTGGCAGCCGACCGCGGCTGGACCATCGACTACACGCTGCCCTCGGCCCCGCGCAAGCCGGTGGCCGCGCCGACCCTCGGCGTGCAGTTCACCGAAACCATGAAGGGCTACTTTTCCACAGCCTTCATCCAGCCCCAGGGCACCGATCTGAGCCTGTACGAAGCAGCGGTCAAGCGGGGCAGGGCCGACAACTCATCCATCGAATTCACCCTGACCATCACCGCCGTCGACCTCAACCGCCTGATCAAGGAGCCGGAACACGCCGCGACCCTGGTGGGCACTCTCGATGCACCGCTGCTCTCACCGCAACCGCTGGTGGCCAGCAATGGGGTGTTCAACCTGTTCGAGCAGTACCAGGAACAGGTTGGCGTACGGCACATGAACTACGACATGAAGTTGACCGCCGAGGACGGCAACGATTACTACTTCAGCGCCTTCAAGACCGTGCCCGAGGACAACGGCGTGCTGAACATCTGGCATGACACCAGCACGCTCTATGTCACGCTCTATCGCGGGCCGGACAAGACTGGCGCGGTGATCGGTTCGGGGGTGATGCACATTCTGCCGACCGACTTCGCCAAGCAAATGACCACCATGAAAGTGCTCAATGCCCGCAATGAACGTGAGCGCGTGGAGGCGCTGGCGCGGTTCGGCAAGTTTTTTGCCGGCATCTTGTGGGAGAGCTACGGCGGTGTCTTCGCCGGCGACGTCTACTTCAACCCGGACGCGCCGCCCCGGTTGAAACGGCCGTTGGATGCGCCGCCACCGATGGTGCATTTCTTCCAGACCGAAGACAACGTCGAGCTGCGCCTGACCCGTTACCAAGCCGGCACCAAAGGCCCGGTGATGTTGGTTCATGGCCTGGGCGTGGGCTCGAATATTTTCTCCACTGACACCATTCACACCAACCTGCTGGAATACCTCTGCAAGCACGAATACGACGTCTGGCTGCTGGATTTGCGGGTGAGCATCCTGCTGCCGGCCAGCAAGCACGAATGGAACGGCGACCAGGTGGCCCAGTACGATTTCAAGGCCGCCATCGAGCAGATCCAGCAAGCGACCCTGGCCCGTGACGTGCAGTGCGTGGTGCATTGCTACGGCGCGACGACGTTCTTCATGTCGATGCTGGCGGGGTTGCAGGGCGTGCGTTCGGTGGTCTGCTCGCAGATCGCCGCCGACACGGTGGTGGCCACCGCCACCGGTCTGAAAGCCGGTTTGCATTTGCCGGGGATGCTCGATGCCATCGGTATCAAGTCCCTCACGGCTTACGCCGACACCAAGGAAAGCTGGTTTAACAAACTCTACGACAAGGCCCTTAACGGCTATGCCCGGATCGAGGCCCAGGGCTATTGCACCAACCCCGTCTGCCATCGCATCACGTTCATGTATGCGTCGCTATACCGCCACGACACCCTCAACGAAACCCTGCACGACAACCTGCATGAGTTGTTCGGCGAGTCGAACATCCAGACCTTCGAGCACCTGGCGCTGATCGTGCGCAAGGGGCACCTGGTGGACTTCAAGGGCAACGACGTCTACATGCCGCATTTCGATCGGTTGAAATTGCCGATCTGCTTCATCAGCGGCGCCGACAACCAGTGCTACCTGCCGCAGAGCACCCTCAAGACCTATGAGCGACTGTGCGATATGCACGGCCCGCAATTGTTCAGCCGCCACGAAGTGCCGGGCTACGGCCACATCGACTGCATGTTCGGCAAGGATGCGGTGGTGGATGTTTATCCGATCATTCTTGAGCACCTGGAGAAGACTGCGCTCGGCTAG
- a CDS encoding electron transfer flavoprotein subunit beta codes for MSTQVISLVSIGAHPTSGRPRRAEQDARAVELGLQLAGSDLQVLHAGDVAEPALRAYLGMGLDELHVLENPVGADALPALTDYLRDAGAQVVLTGSQAETGEGSGMLPFLLAENLGWPLVVGLAQVESIDGGVALVLQALPRGQRRRLKVRLPFLATVDNAAPKPRQSAYGPARRGALHAEEVEVLDDTLLAVATLQPAKPRPKRLKVIKAKSGADRMKAATAKASGGGGQVLKGVSPEAGAEAILKLLIEEGVVR; via the coding sequence ATGAGTACCCAAGTGATCAGCCTCGTGTCCATCGGCGCCCACCCCACTTCCGGGCGCCCCCGGCGCGCTGAACAGGACGCCCGGGCCGTGGAGCTGGGCCTGCAACTGGCCGGCAGCGACCTGCAAGTGCTGCACGCCGGTGACGTGGCCGAACCGGCCCTGCGCGCCTACCTGGGCATGGGCCTGGATGAATTGCACGTGCTGGAAAACCCCGTCGGCGCCGACGCCCTGCCGGCCCTGACCGATTACCTGCGTGATGCCGGCGCCCAAGTGGTGCTCACCGGTAGCCAGGCGGAAACCGGTGAAGGCTCGGGCATGCTGCCGTTCCTGCTGGCCGAGAATCTCGGTTGGCCGCTGGTGGTGGGGCTGGCCCAGGTCGAATCCATCGACGGCGGTGTGGCCCTGGTGCTGCAAGCCTTGCCTCGTGGCCAACGGCGTCGCCTGAAAGTGCGCCTGCCGTTCCTGGCCACTGTGGATAACGCCGCGCCAAAACCTCGGCAAAGCGCCTACGGCCCGGCCCGGCGCGGGGCGTTGCACGCTGAAGAGGTGGAGGTGCTCGATGACACCTTGCTGGCAGTGGCGACCCTGCAACCGGCCAAGCCACGCCCCAAACGCTTGAAAGTGATCAAGGCCAAGAGCGGCGCCGACCGCATGAAAGCCGCCACGGCCAAGGCCAGTGGCGGAGGCGGGCAGGTGCTCAAGGGCGTGAGCCCTGAGGCCGGGGCCGAGGCGATTCTCAAGCTGTTGATTGAGGAAGGGGTTGTTCGCTAA
- the dgcB gene encoding dimethylglycine demethylation protein DgcB: protein MLNTLLPILLFAALGLAVLGALRRVNMWRRGRPSKVDLIGGLFAMPKRYMVDLHHVVARDKYIANTHVATAGGAVASVVLAILVHGFGLHNRFLGYALLLMTAVMFVGAIFVYLRRRNPPARLSKGPWMRLPKSLLAFSASFFLVTLPVAGILPENFGGWLVAAVLGVGVLWGVSELFFGMTWGGPMKHAFAGALHLAWHRRAERFGGGRSTGLKPLDLNDPAAPLGVEKPRDFTWNQLLGFDACVQCGKCEAACPAFAAGQPLNPKKLIQDMVVGLAGGTDAKFAGSPYPGKPVGEHGGNPHQPIVNGLVDAETLWSCTTCRACVEECPMMIEHVDAIVDMRRHLTLEKGATPNKGAEVLENLIATDNPGGFAPGGRMNWAADLNLNLLSEKKSTDVLFWVGDGAFDMRNQRTLRAFVKVLKAAKIDFAVLGLEERDSGDVARRLGDEATFQLLAKRNIQTLAKYSFNRIVTCDPHSFHVLKNEYGAFDGNYLVQHHSTYMAEIIDAGALNLGQHKGDSVTYHDPCYLGRYNGEYEAPRQVLRALGIEVKEMQRSGFRSRCCGGGGGAPITDIPGKQRIPDMRMEDIRETGAELVAVGCPQCTAMLEGVVEPRPMIKDIAELVADALLEDAAPSKPVIPVKREPAEVH from the coding sequence ATGCTGAACACCCTTCTTCCTATCCTGCTGTTCGCAGCCCTGGGCCTCGCGGTCCTCGGCGCCTTGCGGCGGGTGAATATGTGGCGCCGGGGGCGACCGTCCAAGGTCGACCTGATCGGCGGCCTCTTCGCCATGCCCAAGCGCTACATGGTGGACTTGCACCATGTGGTGGCGCGGGACAAATACATTGCCAACACCCACGTGGCCACGGCCGGTGGTGCGGTGGCGTCGGTGGTGCTGGCGATACTGGTCCATGGTTTCGGCCTGCATAACCGCTTCCTCGGCTACGCCTTGCTGTTGATGACGGCCGTCATGTTTGTCGGTGCGATCTTCGTCTATCTGCGTCGGCGCAATCCGCCGGCCCGTTTGTCCAAGGGCCCATGGATGCGCCTGCCGAAAAGCCTGTTGGCCTTCTCGGCATCGTTCTTCCTGGTGACCCTGCCGGTGGCGGGGATCCTGCCGGAGAACTTCGGCGGTTGGCTGGTGGCGGCGGTCCTGGGTGTCGGTGTGCTGTGGGGCGTGTCGGAACTGTTCTTCGGCATGACCTGGGGCGGGCCGATGAAGCACGCCTTCGCCGGTGCCTTGCACCTGGCCTGGCACCGCCGCGCCGAGCGTTTTGGCGGCGGTCGTTCCACCGGGCTCAAGCCGTTGGACCTGAACGACCCAGCGGCACCGCTGGGCGTCGAGAAACCCAGGGATTTCACCTGGAACCAACTGCTGGGTTTCGACGCCTGCGTGCAGTGCGGCAAGTGTGAAGCGGCCTGCCCGGCGTTTGCCGCGGGCCAGCCGCTGAACCCGAAAAAGCTCATCCAGGACATGGTCGTCGGCCTGGCCGGTGGCACCGATGCGAAATTCGCTGGCAGCCCATACCCGGGCAAACCCGTGGGCGAACACGGCGGCAATCCTCATCAGCCGATCGTCAATGGCCTGGTGGACGCCGAGACGCTGTGGTCCTGCACCACCTGCCGGGCCTGCGTCGAGGAATGCCCGATGATGATCGAGCACGTCGATGCCATCGTCGACATGCGTCGTCACCTGACTCTGGAAAAAGGCGCCACGCCAAACAAAGGTGCCGAGGTCCTGGAAAACCTCATCGCTACCGACAACCCAGGTGGCTTTGCCCCGGGCGGGCGGATGAACTGGGCGGCGGACCTGAACCTGAACCTGCTCAGCGAGAAGAAATCCACCGACGTGCTGTTCTGGGTCGGCGACGGTGCCTTCGACATGCGCAACCAGCGCACCCTGCGGGCGTTCGTCAAAGTGCTGAAGGCGGCGAAGATCGACTTCGCCGTGCTCGGCCTCGAAGAACGCGACAGCGGCGACGTGGCCCGGCGCCTGGGTGATGAGGCGACGTTCCAGCTGTTGGCCAAACGCAACATCCAGACCCTGGCCAAATACAGCTTCAACCGCATCGTCACCTGTGACCCCCACAGTTTCCACGTACTGAAAAACGAATACGGCGCCTTCGATGGCAACTACCTGGTGCAGCACCACAGCACCTATATGGCGGAAATCATCGACGCCGGCGCCCTGAACCTCGGCCAGCACAAGGGCGACAGCGTGACGTATCACGACCCGTGCTACCTGGGCCGCTACAACGGCGAATACGAGGCGCCGCGCCAGGTGCTGCGTGCGCTGGGTATCGAGGTCAAGGAGATGCAGCGTTCCGGTTTCCGTTCGCGTTGCTGCGGCGGTGGCGGCGGTGCGCCGATCACCGACATCCCGGGCAAGCAGCGGATTCCCGACATGCGCATGGAAGACATCCGCGAAACCGGCGCTGAGCTGGTGGCGGTAGGTTGTCCACAGTGCACCGCGATGCTCGAAGGCGTGGTCGAGCCGCGGCCGATGATCAAGGACATCGCCGAACTGGTGGCCGACGCGCTGCTGGAAGACGCGGCCCCGAGCAAACCGGTGATCCCGGTCAAACGTGAACCCGCGGAGGTGCATTAA
- a CDS encoding electron transfer flavoprotein subunit alpha/FixB family protein produces MSDIIRRDPRAEWIARNRLHPLHAAMQPVQHSWMGPNGVIRKNVHGIGFIGPNGIKRIDRSGAQQGGASKRTAAVEVQLPLHQVPQPAFYISVVPDMVGGRLSSHDRDLLGLAHQLAGTDGAVLAVVFGEHKENTFATAGVDRLLVLDGEEFSGYAPEQRVQGLRAVDNQFNPRHWLLPDSRTGGGELGRRLAAALGERPATRVWQVKGEECIGRAGAGLQDLARPLARLILAAAECAEPVSETRHEALPVELSTSVARSLSRIEDLGAVAVDPGAIPMAEAEFIFSGGNGVKDWALFHQTAAALGATEGASRVAVDDGFMARDRQVGASGTWVTARVYVAVGISGAIQHLQGIGACDKVVAINLDPGCDMIKRADLSVIGDSAAILQALIAAVETYRNEAKRDAA; encoded by the coding sequence ATGAGCGACATCATCCGCCGCGACCCTCGCGCCGAGTGGATCGCCCGCAACCGCCTGCACCCGCTGCACGCGGCCATGCAACCGGTGCAACACAGCTGGATGGGGCCCAACGGCGTCATTCGCAAAAATGTCCATGGCATCGGTTTCATCGGTCCCAACGGCATCAAGCGCATCGACCGCAGCGGCGCCCAGCAGGGAGGCGCGAGCAAGCGTACTGCCGCCGTTGAAGTGCAACTGCCGTTGCATCAGGTGCCGCAACCGGCGTTCTACATCAGCGTGGTGCCGGACATGGTCGGGGGCCGCTTGAGCAGCCACGACCGCGATCTGTTGGGCCTGGCCCATCAGCTTGCAGGTACGGACGGTGCAGTGCTGGCGGTGGTCTTCGGCGAGCACAAGGAAAACACCTTCGCCACGGCCGGTGTCGACCGCTTGCTGGTGCTCGATGGCGAGGAATTCAGCGGTTATGCACCGGAACAACGGGTCCAGGGCCTACGGGCTGTGGATAACCAATTCAACCCCCGCCATTGGTTGCTGCCCGACAGTCGCACCGGTGGCGGCGAACTGGGCCGGCGCTTGGCGGCGGCCCTGGGCGAACGCCCGGCCACGCGGGTCTGGCAGGTCAAGGGCGAAGAGTGCATCGGCCGCGCCGGTGCCGGCCTGCAAGACCTGGCCCGGCCATTGGCGCGCTTGATCCTGGCAGCGGCCGAATGCGCTGAACCGGTCAGCGAAACCCGCCACGAAGCCTTGCCGGTGGAGTTATCCACAAGCGTGGCCCGCAGCTTGTCGCGTATCGAAGACCTCGGCGCGGTGGCGGTGGACCCGGGGGCGATCCCGATGGCCGAGGCCGAATTCATTTTCTCCGGCGGCAACGGGGTCAAGGACTGGGCACTGTTCCACCAGACCGCAGCGGCCCTGGGCGCCACCGAAGGCGCTTCGCGGGTGGCGGTGGACGACGGCTTCATGGCCCGCGATCGCCAGGTCGGTGCGTCCGGCACTTGGGTTACGGCGCGGGTTTACGTGGCCGTGGGGATTTCCGGGGCAATCCAGCACCTGCAGGGCATTGGCGCCTGCGACAAGGTGGTGGCAATCAACCTCGACCCAGGCTGCGACATGATCAAACGGGCAGACCTGTCGGTGATCGGTGACAGCGCGGCGATTCTCCAGGCCTTGATCGCGGCGGTAGAGACTTACCGCAACGAAGCCAAGCGCGATGCGGCTTAA
- a CDS encoding GNAT family N-acetyltransferase: MEVAIRPALPTDTHEIARLFRISSEGASDYIWSQLAEPGQDLLDVGAARYAREDVDFSYQNCLVAEANGQVIGMMHAYVTRHDPQAAPVTDPVLAPYADMEIPDTLYISSLALHEGWRSKGLGVRFLERAQQRADQLELKGLSLIDYAANTGARRFYERHGFSIVKTCQVVPHPMIQVTGAAYLMHRP; this comes from the coding sequence ATGGAAGTAGCAATTCGTCCGGCCTTGCCCACGGATACACACGAGATCGCTCGTTTGTTCCGGATCTCCTCGGAGGGTGCATCGGATTACATCTGGAGCCAGCTGGCGGAGCCAGGCCAGGATCTCCTTGACGTGGGCGCCGCGCGTTATGCCCGGGAAGATGTCGATTTTTCCTACCAGAACTGCCTTGTCGCCGAGGCCAACGGCCAGGTCATTGGCATGATGCACGCTTATGTCACACGTCATGATCCACAGGCGGCCCCCGTGACAGACCCGGTCCTGGCGCCCTACGCCGACATGGAAATCCCCGACACCCTCTATATCTCCAGCCTGGCCCTCCATGAAGGTTGGCGCAGCAAGGGGTTGGGCGTGCGTTTCCTCGAGCGGGCCCAGCAGCGTGCCGATCAGTTGGAGCTCAAGGGCCTGAGCTTGATCGACTATGCCGCGAACACCGGCGCCCGGCGCTTTTACGAGCGCCATGGCTTCAGCATCGTCAAGACCTGTCAGGTTGTCCCGCATCCGATGATTCAGGTAACGGGCGCCGCCTACCTCATGCATCGGCCTTGA